A stretch of the Uranotaenia lowii strain MFRU-FL chromosome 3, ASM2978415v1, whole genome shotgun sequence genome encodes the following:
- the LOC129757414 gene encoding probable G-protein coupled receptor Mth-like 1, translating to MANVTVENVDPVESDGADGIQGNSSLIDGLEESESMALNDSSLSVEYFPEAGHTLWYIIGGVTCIGLLWALLVMYLVIPNLKTVRRLPVCSYIFGQILIYLCFLLTSSNSTLIPCEVTGLVYPYAVFACIFWMNVMCYGCYSDFKSKKIYPTHSLFWQSMFGWGAPTVLLLFYIFTNGFVLLDVTTKPPFSAWMCHEHMFELTPILKFFYLPTAALMVLNTIFLGLATISRANQRYPYHIEDVDSHINYRRDRQERFQLVLSLFVALFVVYGSDLAAWVGGTRFLWLHYFAGFFAYLHGCIVFVVCVLNRDIREWIVSKCEKRCN from the exons ATGGCCAATGTGACGGTCGAAAACGTGGATCCGGTCGAATCGGATGGAGCTGATGGAATCCAGGGGAATTCGAGCCTCATCGATGGGCTTGAGGAATCGGAATCGATGGCACTCAACGATAGCAGCCTGTCAGTGGAATATTTTCCAGAGGCGGGACATACTTTGTGGTACATAATTG GTGGAGTGACCTGTATCGGACTCTTATGGGCTTTACTGGTAATGTACCTGGTGATTCCGAATTTGAAGACTGTCCGTCGACTGCCGGTGTGTTCCTACATTTTTGGCCAGATCTTGATCTACTTATGTTTCCTGTTGACCAGCTCGAACAGTACGCTCATTCCGTGCGAAGTGACGGGACTGGTTTATCCCTACGCCGTATTTGCCTGCATTTTTTGGATGAACGTCATGTGCTACGGCTGTTATTCTGATTTCAAGAGCAAAAAGATCTACCCAACGCATTCACTGTTTTGGCAAAGTATGTTTGGATGGGGAGCGCCGACAGTGCTGCTGCTATTCTACATCTTTACCAATGGATTTGTGCTGCTGGATGTCACCACAAAACCGCCATTCTCTGCTTGGATGTGTCATGAACATATgt TTGAGCTGACACCGATTCTAAAGTTCTTCTACCTACCGACGGCGGCGCTGATGGTGCTGAATACGATCTTCCTCGGCTTGGCAACGATTTCCCGGGCCAATCAACGCTACCCTTATCACATAGAGGACGTCGATTCGCACATCAACTATCGACGCGACAGGCAGGAACGCTTCCAGCTCGTACTCAGCCTCTTTGTGGCTCTTTTCGTAGTTTATGGAAGTGACCTGGCGGCCTGGGTCGGAGGAACGCGTTTCCTATGGCTGCACTACTTTGCCGGTTTCTTCGCCTATCTGCACGGATGCATCGTGTTTGTTGTTTGTGTACTGAATCGCGATATTCGCGAATGGATTGTGAGTAAGTGCGAGAAGCGGTGTAATTGA